Proteins encoded together in one Lathyrus oleraceus cultivar Zhongwan6 chromosome 5, CAAS_Psat_ZW6_1.0, whole genome shotgun sequence window:
- the LOC127087242 gene encoding transcription factor bHLH130 produces the protein MESDLHQQQQPQVNSSGLTRYRSAPSSYFNNIIDKEFYEHVFNRPSSPETERVFSRFMNSLGSEEDLLTQKISVESTVKEEEEILNVNINQQEQEREQEQMIHHHQSNNYEHNPVSSHGFYQTSVMPPLPNQNVVSGLDGSFSMGVNRLQQMKSHSGNNSNLIRHSSSPAGLFSQINIENGYVSMRGMGNLGAVNSSMKDAKFSSGRSLKNSAHYSSGVMSTIAEVGDKCNEENNLESEVFGESHGNDYIVDYQVVDTWDDTEMMSENVGGLKRFRDSDSKQQFSAGFNAAAVQNETGGGHSSSPLAHQLSMPNTSSEMAAIEKFLHFSDSVPMKIRAKRGCATHPRSIAERVRRTKISERMRKLQDLVPNMDKQTNTADMLDLAVDYIKDLQKQAQKLQDCQAKCTCSHKKQQ, from the exons ATGGAGTCAGatcttcatcaacaacaacaaccacaggTTAATTCTTCAGGTTTAACTCGGTATCGTTCAGCACCAAGTTCATATTTCAACAACATCATCGACAAAGAATTCTACGAACATGTTTTTAATCGACCTTCAAGTCCAGAAACAGAGCGTGTTTTTTCAAGGTTTATGAACAGTTTAGGTTCAGAAGAAGATTTACTCACTCAGAAAATCTCAGTTGAATCTACGGTAAAAGAAGAGGAAGAGATTCTTAATGTTAACATTAACCAACAAGAACAAGAACGAGAACAAGAAcaaatgattcatcatcatcagaGTAATAACTATGAACACAACCCTGTTTCTTCTCATGGTTTTTATCAAACCTCAGTGATGCCACCTTTGCCAAACCAGAATGTTGTTTCTGGTTTGGATGGAAGTTTTTCAATGGGAGTTAATAGGTTACAGCAGATGAAGAGTCATAGTGGAAATAATTCTAATCTTATTAGACATAGTAGTTCACCAGCTGGATTATTTTCTCAAATCAACATTGAAAATG GGTATGTTAGTATGAGAGGAATGGGAAATTTAGGAGCGGTTAATAGTTCTATGAAAGATGCAAAATTTTCTTCTGGAAGGAGTTTGAAGAATTCAGCACACTATTCATCAGGGGTAATGTCAACAATAGCTGAAGTTGGGGACAAATGCAATGAAGAAAATAATTTAGAAAGTGAAGTTTTTGGTGAAAGTCACGGTAACGATTATATCGTGGATTATCAGGTTGTTGATACTTGGGATGATACCGAAATGATGTCTGAAAATGTTGGTGGTTTGAAAAGATTTAGAGATAGTGATTCAAAACAACAATTTTCTGCAGGTTTTAATGCAGCTGCAGTTCAG AATGAAACAGGAGGAGGGCATTCATCTTCTCCATTGGCTCATCAATTGAGTATGCCTAATACTTCATCTGAAATGGCAGCTATTGAGAAGTTTCTGCATTTCTCAGATTCTGTTCCGATGAAAATTCGCGCTAAGCGTGGTTGTGCTACTCACCCGAGAAGCATAGCAGAAAGG GTTAGAAGGACTAAAATTAGTGAACGCATGAGGAAGCTACAAGATCTCGTCCCAAACATGGATAAG CAAACAAATACAGCAGATATGTTAGACTTGGCTGTGGATTACATCAAAGATCTTCAAAAGCAAGCTCAG AAGCTTCAAGATTGTCAAGCAAAGTGCACTTGCTCACACAAGAAGCAACAATAA